GGGTGCTGACGAACGGGTTGTTTAAATGCAGGAATTGCAGCCGGAAGACATCGGTAATCGCCTGTACGGTATTCGAGGGAACTCGCAAACCGCTGGTCACATGGTTCCGTATGATTTGGTGGGTAGCTGGCCAGAAGAACGGTGCCAGCGCCTTGGGCCTGAAACGCATACTCGGGCTGGGAAGCTACGAAACGGCCTGGACGTGGCTTCATAAGTTGCGGCGGGCAATGGTAAGACCGGGGCAAGATAGGCTGACGGGAACCGTTCAAGTGGATGAAACCTTCATTGGCGGGGTAAAGCCAGGCAAAAGAGGGCGCGGGGCGGAAGGCAAGGCATTGGTTCTGATCATTGCGCAGGAGAAGGGAAAGGCTACCGGGCGGATCCGTCTTCGGCGAATAGCGGATGCGTCGTCAGATAGCCTTGAGGCGGCGATAAAGGAAACCGTCGAGCCGGGGACATTGATTAAAACAGATGGATGGGCGGGCTATAATGGAGTGAAGGGTTTGGGATATGAACACAAAGTGATTCGTAAGACTGCGGATGTTGGAGACAATTTGCTGCCCTTGTGCCACCGGGAAGCAAGCTTGATCAAACGATGGTTGGGCGGAACGCATCAAGGAGCTGTCAGCCATGAGCATCTGGGCTACTATCTCGACGAATACACCTTTCGCTTCAACCGTCGTAAGTCTCGATCCCGTGGTTTGCTGTTCTTCCGCCTGTTGCAGAATGCCGTCGTAGTGGGTCATACAGGATATAATGAAATCGCTCTTTCGGTTAGAGGGAGAAAGCCAAAACACAAGATGTAGTACCGAGTCCAGCGAAGGGGATACCCCTATTTTAAAATAGGGGTATTCACTTCGATGGACTAGACCCACATGTTGTGGTACACACGTTTCATGGAAGCGTATCCAAAGGATCTGGAAGAATTGGAACTGAACTTTTCAAGTGAAGAAGCATGTCGCGACTATCTTGCATCATTGCGATGGCCGAACGGCTTCCTTTGCCCGGCCTGTGGCCATGGGGAGTCGTGGCGACTGTCAGACGGCCTTTTCAAGTGCAAGACGTGCAGTCGTTAAACATCTGTAACCTCGGGTACGATCTTTGAGGGCACCCGCAAACCGCTGGCGTCCTGGTTCAGGGCGATCTGGTGGGTGACAAGCCAGAAGAACGGAGCCAGCGCCTTGGGACTGATGCGCGTTCTCGGCCTCGGAAGCTACAAGACCGCATGGACGTGGCTGCACAAGCTCCGCCGGGCGATGGTACGTCCGGGACGGGAAAGACTGGCCGGAACCGTGCAGGTGGATGAAACCTTCATAGGCGGCACAAGGCCCGGGAAACGGGGGCGCGGAGCCGAAGGCAAGACCCTTGTGCTGATCGTGGCGCAGGAGAACGGTAAGGCCGTCGGTCGCATTCGCCTTGTAAAAATACCCGATGCCTCATCCAAAAGCCTTGAAGGGGCCATCCGAGAAACGGTTGATCCGGGTACGCAGGTGAAGACGGACGGGTGGAAGGGGTACAATGGTTTGGGAGCTTTGGGCTACGACCATAAAGTCGTTCGGAAATCCGAGGATGTTGGCGCGAACCTGCTCCCCCTTTGCCATCGAGTCGCCAGTTTGCTTAAGCGGTGGCTTGGCGGAACACATCAGGGCGCAGTAAGTCACGAGCATTTGGCATACTATCTCGACGAATACACGTTCCGCTTCAACCGGCGCACTTCCCGCTCGCGGGGAATGCTGCTTTACCGTCTGCTACAAAATGCAGTCGCTATGGAACCCGTTCGGTTCAAGGAAATATCCCTGTCGGTCAGGGGAAGAAACCACAAGATACAGACTTAGTCCAGCGAAGTGAATACCCCTATAAAGATATTTACGTCTATGAGCATGCGGGCTTCACAATATCGCAGACCTATTCTCCAGATGGAATTTGTATAAATTCATTCAAAACTCCCATTAATGACCCTGGTAAGAATCCGCAGCGAGTGCTGGTCACAAGGCCCAAAACGTCCTCCCGCACGAAGACTCAAATTTCCCAGTCAACTTCGGGGAAGGTTTCAAATCCAACCCTATTTCAACCGCGGATCACAATACCTCAACCAGCGACTAAAAAGGCGGATACAAACACGCTTGATTTCGTTCTCCTCATTATATTTGTCGTCGTCATATCCTGGTCCATCGGTTTCATTTTCTCCATCATACGGAAGATTGAAAAAGCGGTTGTTACGACAAAGAAGGCCGTTACAACGGTTCAGGGCGTAGGTAAATTTGTTCACGAAAAAACAAAACGCCCCATGTCGGAACCAGCTCCGGCATCAGGAAGGTATAAGGGTAAGATATCTGCATTGACCAATAATGAAATTCAGTTCCACAAAGCGCTACAAAAGGCAGTGGATAATAGATGTAATATTCTTTTTCAGGTATCGCTTGGGCAGCTGGTTGATACCTGCCACACAACCTATTCGGAAAAAATATCCGCCCGGAATAGA
This DNA window, taken from Pontiella desulfatans, encodes the following:
- a CDS encoding IS1595 family transposase, whose protein sequence is METYPKNLEELEVNFSTEEACRKFLFELRWPDGFRCPVCGGSDVWVLTNGLFKCRNCSRKTSVIACTVFEGTRKPLVTWFRMIWWVAGQKNGASALGLKRILGLGSYETAWTWLHKLRRAMVRPGQDRLTGTVQVDETFIGGVKPGKRGRGAEGKALVLIIAQEKGKATGRIRLRRIADASSDSLEAAIKETVEPGTLIKTDGWAGYNGVKGLGYEHKVIRKTADVGDNLLPLCHREASLIKRWLGGTHQGAVSHEHLGYYLDEYTFRFNRRKSRSRGLLFFRLLQNAVVVGHTGYNEIALSVRGRKPKHKM
- a CDS encoding DUF2726 domain-containing protein, coding for MLVTRPKTSSRTKTQISQSTSGKVSNPTLFQPRITIPQPATKKADTNTLDFVLLIIFVVVISWSIGFIFSIIRKIEKAVVTTKKAVTTVQGVGKFVHEKTKRPMSEPAPASGRYKGKISALTNNEIQFHKALQKAVDNRCNILFQVSLGQLVDTCHTTYSEKISARNRIDRKVMDFVLCDSDDLSTIAVIELDDRTHLRPARVKRDQFLEETLKEAGIPLIRFWSTSGSIYDPKVIESELTSLLPGTERADAAADPDEKYFQAYSKASGE